TACGGAGACCTACGCCGACTTGCAGCCCGAGCGCGAAGCTGGGGTGCGCGCATGGGTGACGATCATGCGTGGCTGCGACAAATTTTGCACCTTTTGCATTGTGCCCTTCGTGCGCGGCCGCGAGCGATCGCTGCCGGCAGGGTTGGTGTTGCAACAAGTTGAGCAGTTAGCTGCGCAGGGATTTCGGGAAGTCGTCTATCTCGGGCAAACGGTGAACGCCTATCACGACGGAACCGTCGACTTTGCCACGCTCCTCCGGCGGACCAACGAGATCCCCGATATTCTCCGTATCCGCTTCACCTCGCCCCACCCCGCTGACATGCGCGAGGCCGCGGTTGCGGCGATTGCCGAGTGCGACAAAGTTTGCCCACAGGTGCATCTGCCCGTGCAGTCCGGGTCGGATGCAGTGCTTGCGCGCATGGCCCGCGGTTATACGGTGGAACAGTACCTGCGGCTCGTGGAGCAACTGCGTGCGGCGCGGGCCGACATGGCCTTGAGCACAGACATCATCGTTGGTTTTCCCGGCGAGACCGAACGCGACTTCGAAGCCACTCTCGAGCTTTTGCGCGAAGTACGGTTCGATCAGGCGTTCATGTTTCAGTACTCGGCGCGCAGCGGCACGAAGGCAGCGAAGTGGCCGGAGACGGTGCCTGCCGAAGAAAAGCAGCGGCGGCTTCGAGCCGTAATCGAGCTGCAAGAATCCATCGCTCGCGAGCGCAATCGTGCGTGGATTGGCAGGACGGTCGAGGTTTTGGTCGAAGGTCCTGCACGCAAGAAGCC
This sequence is a window from Candidatus Binatia bacterium. Protein-coding genes within it:
- the miaB gene encoding tRNA (N6-isopentenyl adenosine(37)-C2)-methylthiotransferase MiaB → MVPLYGEPASVNGFEVTVHETETNSGMLERGASRRVYIETYGCQMNLADTELLLGQFRHHGYEPVRDPAEADVILLNTCAIREHAEERVVGRLGDLYRFKARRPHTQLGIVGCMAQHVRDRLLARLPFVDFVVGPDGYRRLPEVLRANASDPYIDVRLDRTETYADLQPEREAGVRAWVTIMRGCDKFCTFCIVPFVRGRERSLPAGLVLQQVEQLAAQGFREVVYLGQTVNAYHDGTVDFATLLRRTNEIPDILRIRFTSPHPADMREAAVAAIAECDKVCPQVHLPVQSGSDAVLARMARGYTVEQYLRLVEQLRAARADMALSTDIIVGFPGETERDFEATLELLREVRFDQAFMFQYSARSGTKAAKWPETVPAEEKQRRLRAVIELQESIARERNRAWIGRTVEVLVEGPARKKPEWFAGKTPQFKTCIFPAWTPPQPGTLVDVRVCDANSHTLFGELSSPPRRIG